Proteins encoded within one genomic window of Panicum virgatum strain AP13 chromosome 1N, P.virgatum_v5, whole genome shotgun sequence:
- the LOC120656963 gene encoding zinc-finger homeodomain protein 7-like produces the protein MEYKRSSHVEEEEEEEEEEEEEEEEEEDEEEARGHRYTTAAAAPVGAPQQQQVHAQALGLGSHASLMDAAAFSRPRLPPNSSLVTQPPLPPPGFMPTQRQQQPHPRRGERERAAGAPQPQPRRHQEAARNGVLGGGNVPPAASTLALVPGAGAVGPAEATQWRYRECLRNHAARLGAHVLDGCCEFMPSAGDGAAALACAACGCHRSFHRREAVPGAAVAVSPSPTTPTANSSRVMPLLLAPPHMQTRPHVPVSPSSAPAALVESSSEELRGPAPAAAHPAPPPTLPPHAPLAVGGSASAPPAPSKKRFRTKFTADQKDRMREFAHRLGWRINKPDSDAVDAFCAQVGVSRRVLKVWMHNNKHLAKIPPSPPSSQPLPPPPQPHRHDHHPHPPPHHIHLHQPPPPQQQQQHDALMHE, from the coding sequence ATGGAGTACAAGAGATCATCAcatgtggaggaggaggaagaggaggaggaggaagaagaagaggaggaggaagaagaggaagacgaggaggaggccagaGGCCACCGCTATACCACTGCGGCAGCGGCACCCGTAGGCgcgccacagcagcagcaggtgcaCGCACAAGCTCTGGGCCTTGGCTCGCACGCGTCGCTCAtggacgccgccgccttctcgagGCCGCGCCTGCCACCCAACTCCTCTCTGGTGACGCAGCCACCGCTCCCTCCCCCCGGCTTCATGCCGACTCAGCGCCAGCAGCAGCCCCAtccgaggagaggagagagggagcgaGCTGCGGGGGCGCCCCAGCCCCAGCCCCGGCGCCACCAAGAAGCGGCGAGGAATGGCGTTCTCGGCGGTGGCAACGTGCCCCCGGCGGCCTCTACTCTCGCCCTCGTGCCTGGCGCCGGAGCCGTGGGGCCGGCGGAGGCGACGCAGTGGAGGTACCGGGAGTGCCTGCGGAACCACGCGGCGCGGCTGGGCGCGCACGTGCTGGACGGCTGCTGCGAGTTCATGCCgtccgccggcgacggcgccgccgcgctggcctGCGCCGCCTGCGGCTGCCACCGCAGCTTCCACCGTCGCGAGGCGGTCCCCGGCGCCGCGGTGGCGGTGTCGCCCTCGCCGACAACCCCCACCGCCAACTCCTCCCGTGTCATGCCGCTGCTCCTGGCGCCGCCGCACATGCAGACGCGCCCGCACGTCCCCGTGTCCCCGtcctccgcgcccgccgcgctggTCGAGTCCTCGAGCGAGGAGCTGCGCGGccccgcgcccgcggccgcgcACCCGGCCCCGCCCCCGACGCTCCCGCCCCACGCGCCGCTGGCCGTCGGGGGCTCGGCCTCCGCTCCCCCGGCGCCGAGCAAGAAGCGGTTCCGGACCAAGTTCACGGCGGACCAGAAGGACCGCATGCGCGAGTTCGCGCACCGCCTCGGGTGGCGCATCAACAAGCCCGACtccgacgccgtcgacgccttcTGCGCCCAGGTCGGCGTCTCCCGGCGCGTCCTCAAGGTGTGGATGCACAACAACAAGCACCTCGCCAAGATCCCGCCCTCGCCCCCGTCCTcgcagcctctgccgccgccgccgcagcctcaccGCCATGACCACCACCCGCATCCACCTCCTCACCACATCCACctccaccagccgccgccgccgcagcagcagcagcagcatgatGCATTGATGCATGAGTGA
- the LOC120656964 gene encoding monoacylglycerol lipase ABHD6-like, translating into MVNFIEAQKPLLSRLMKMAGLRPIEVELEPGTTMHVWAPKHHVGKKGTTISPLDPAAAGGKKPGGSKKRRSPESRPNVVLIHGFAAEGNVTWQFNFGVLVSRYNLYIPDLMFFGKSSTASADRSPDFQAACVAGALARLGVARCDVVGFSYGGMVAFKLAEARPELVRSLCVSGSVVAMTDAVNRETMERLGAGSSAELLMPETLKGLKALLSISMYKKMWFPDRFYKDYLKVMFTNRKERMELLQGLLISTMDAKIPVFQQKIMLLWGEEDKIFDIELAKKMKEQLGDKCFLYGIRKAGHLLHVERPCAYNRQLQRWLAYVNSAAAGGGDKASC; encoded by the exons ATGGTGAACTTCATCGAGGCGCAGAAGCCGCTGCTGTCACGGCTGATGAAGATGGCCGGGCTGCGCCCCATCGAGGTCGAGCTGGAGCCGGGCACCACGATGCACGTCTGGGCGCCCAAGCACCACGTCGGCAAGAAGGGCACCACCATCAGCCCGCTcgaccctgccgccgccggcggcaagAAGCCCGGGGGCAGCAAGAAGAGGAGGAGCCCCGAGTCGAGGCCCAACGTGGTTCTCATCCACGGCTTCGCCGCCGAGGGCAACGTCACGTGGCAGTTCAACTTCGGCGTGCTCGTGTCGCGCTACAACCTCTACATCCCGGACCTCATGTTCTTCGGCAAGTCCTCCACGGCGAGCGCCGACCGGTCGCCGGACTTCCAGGCGGCGTGCGTGGCGGGGGCGCTGGCGCGGCTGGGCGTGGCGCGGTGCGACGTCGTCGGGTTCAGCTACGGGGGCATGGTGGCGTTCAAGCTGGCGGAGGCGCGGCCGGAGCTGGTGCGGTCGCTGTGCGTGTCCGGGTCCGTGGTGGCCATGACGGACGCGGTGAACAGGGAGACCATGGAGCGCCTGGGCGCCGGGTCGTCGGCCGAGCTGCTCATGCCCGAGACGCTCAAGGGGCTCAAGGCGCtgctctccatctccatgtacaaGAAGATGTGGTTCCCGGACAGGTTCTACAAGGACTACCTcaag GTGATGTTCACCAACAGGAAGGAGAGGATGGAGCTGTTGCAGGGGCTGTTAATCAGCACCATGGACGCCAAGATCCCCGTATTCCAACAG AAAATCatgctgctgtggggcgaggAGGACAAGATCTTCGACATCGAGCTCGCCAAGAAGATGAAAGA GCAGCTCGGCGACAAGTGCTTCCTGTACGGCATCCGCAAGGCCGGCCACCTGCTCCACGTCGAGCGGCCGTGCGCCTACAACCGCCAGCTCCAGAGGTGGCTCGCCTACGTCAACTCCGCCGCGGCAGGAGGAGGAGACAAGGCCAGCTGCTGA